A single Populus alba chromosome 7, ASM523922v2, whole genome shotgun sequence DNA region contains:
- the LOC118043585 gene encoding protein SENSITIVE TO PROTON RHIZOTOXICITY 1, whose amino-acid sequence MSNPGESTRNPTGFSVPISNTDPRVPLLNLSTVRARMDSLQQFLSESVNNNTLIGKDQMDMVSSEISSAIHEIIVNAAALLSCNSNSSQPFTPQPPVHSTAIKKAQVLKVENKEEDSEVVELDAVELLAEHVHFCEICGKGFKRDANLRMHMRAHGNQFKTLEALAKPDKGNETISASFAGKTKFSCPFEGCNRNKKHSKFKPLKSVICVRNHFKRSHCPKMYSCNRCNKKSFSVVTDLKSHLKHCGESRWKCSCGTSFSRKDKLFGHMALFEGHMPAVVGEEEDSKAKEVGGGGAVDMEEDEEEESVVKGDNLSGDCNDNGFFEGLLDGFCSMEGYSLQDVLGSPFSGIEEFCGLRH is encoded by the coding sequence ATGTCAAATCCCGGCGAATCTACCCGAAATCCGACGGGATTTTCCGTCCCAATAAGTAACACAGACCCTCGAGTCCCCCTCCTGAACCTCTCAACTGTCCGTGCGAGAATGGATTCCCTTCAGCAATTCCTATCAGAATCAGTCAACAACAACACCTTAATCGGAAAAGATCAGATGGACATGGTCTCTTCCGAGATCTCCTCAGCCATACATGAAATCATTGTCAACGCTGCTGCTCTTCTGTCTTGTAACAGCAATAGCTCACAACCCTTCACGCCTCAGCCGCCGGTGCATAGTACTGCAATAAAAAAGGCCCAAGTTTTGAAAgtagaaaataaagaagaggaCAGTGAAGTCGTAGAACTTGATGCGGTAGAATTGCTCGCCGAGCATGTTCATTTTTGTGAGATTTGCGGAAAAGGGTTTAAAAGAGATGCGAATTTGCGTATGCATATGCGTGCGCATGGGAATCAGTTCAAAACCCTTGAGGCACTAGCTAAGCCTGATAAGGGTAATGAAACGATATCAGCTTCCTTTGCGGGGAAGACAAAGTTTTCTTGCCCTTTTGAAGGTTGTAATAGGAATAAGAAACACAGTAAGTTCAAGCCATTGAAGTCGGTGATTTGTGTAAGAAATCATTTTAAGAGGAGTCATTGTCCGAAGATGTATTCTTGTAATCGGTGCAACAAGAAGAGTTTTTCGGTTGTTACGGATCTGAAGAGTCATTTGAAACATTGCGGGGAGTCGAGATGGAAGTGTTCTTGTGGGACTAGTTTTTCGAGGAAGGATAAGTTGTTTGGTCATATGGCTTTGTTTGAAGGACACATGCCTGCTGTTGTTGGTGAAGAGGAGGATAGTAAGGCCAAGGAGGTGGGAGGTGGCGGCGCGGTGGATATGGAggaggatgaagaagaagaatcggTTGTAAAGGGAGATAATTTGAGTGGGGATTGTAATGATAATGGGTTTTTTGAGGGATTGCTTGATGGGTTTTGTTCCATGGAGGGGTATAGCTTGCAGGATGTATTGGGGTCTCCTTTTAGTGGAATCGAGGAGTTTTGTGGTCTCAGGCATTGA
- the LOC118043584 gene encoding protein HEAT STRESS TOLERANT DWD 1: MVRSIKNPKKAKRKSKKGDGSSSSSSIPSMPTKVWQPGVDNLEEGEELECDPTAYNSLHAFHIGWPCLSFDVVRDSLGLLRTDFPHTVYFVAGTQAENPDWNSIGIFKVSNVSGKRRELVPTKATAGDSDMDADNSDSDSDSDEDSEDEEEGGSAAPVLQLRKVAHSGCVNRIRAMIQNPHICASWSDAGYVQIWNFSSHLNALAESETEVARGGSSVFNQAPLFNFKGHKDEGYAIDWSPRVTGRLVTGDCKSCIHLWEPTSGATWNVDATPFTGHTASVEDIQWSPTEDHVFASCSVDGHIAIWDARLGKSPAISFKAHNADVNVLSWNRLASVMLASGSDDGTFSIRDLRLLSPKSEEDKSLVAHFDYHKHPITSIEWSPHEASTLAVSSSDNQLTIWDLSLEKDEEEEAEFKAKTKEQVNAPADLPPQLLFVHQGQKDLKELHWHAQIPGMIVSTASDGFNILMPSNIQSTLPSEGA, translated from the exons ATGGTTCGCAgcataaaaaatccaaagaaggcaaagagaaagagcaag AAAGGAGATGggtcatcttcatcttcatcaataCCATCCATGCCAACGAAGGTTTGGCAACCCGGAGTTGACAACCTTGAAGAAGGTGAAGAACTTGAGTGTGACCCCACCGCTTACAATTCTCTTCACGCCTTTCACATTGGCTGGCCCTGCTTAAG TTTTGATGTTGTACGCGATTCACTTGGTTTGCTTCGGACTGATTTTCCACACACTGTGTACTTTGTTGCTGGGACTCAG GCAGAGAATCCTGATTGGAACTCAATTGGAATATTTAAAGTATCTAATGTTTCTGGAAAGAGACGTGAATTGGTGCCCACTAAAGCTACAGCCGGTGACTCTGACATGGATGCAGACAATAGTGATAGTGATAGTGACAGTGATGAAGAtagtgaagatgaagaagagggGGGATCTGCAGCACCAGTTTTGCAG TTGCGCAAGGTTGCTCATAGTGGATGTGTTAATCGTATTCGTGCCATGATACAAAATCCCCATATATGTGCTTCTTGGTCGGATGCTGGTTATGTACAG ATATGGAACTTCAGCTCTCATCTGAATGCTTTGGCAGAGTCAGAAACAGAGGTTGCCCGGGGAGGTTCTTCAGTTTTTAATCAAGCTCCATTATTTAACTTCAAAGGGCATAAAGATGAAGGCTATGCTATAGATTGGAGTCCTCGTGTCACTGGAAGGCTGGTAACTG GTGATTGCAAGAGCTGTATTCACTTATGGGAGCCTACATCTGGTGCAACATGGAATGTTGATGCTACTCCATTTACTGGACATACTGCGAGCGTAGAAGATATACAA TGGAGTCCTACAGAAGATCATGTGTTTGCCTCTTGTTCTGTGGATGGGCATATTGCAATATGGGATGCACGTCTGGGGAAGTCACCAGCTATTTCTTTCAAGGCACATAATGCAGATGTGAACGTGCTCTCATGGAACAG GCTGGCTAGTGTCATGTTGGCATCTGGAAGTGATGATGGAACATTTTCTATTCGTGATCTTAGATTGTTATCACCAAAATCG GAAGAGGATAAATCTTTAGTAGCACATTTTGATTACCATAAACACCCTATCACATCCATTGAGTGGAGTCCACATGAAGCCTCCACATTGGCAGTGTCATCATCTGACAATCAATTAAC AATATGGGATCTTTCTCTGGAAAAGGATGAGGAAGAGGAAGCAGAGTTCAAAGCTAAAACAAAAGAGCAAGTAAATGCCCCAGCAGATTTGCCCCCTCAACTTTTGTTTGTTCATCAG GGACAAAAAGACTTGAAAGAACTTCATTGGCACGCTCAGATTCCGGGGATGATCGTGTCTACTGCCTCAGATGGCTTTAACATCTTGATGCCTTCAAACATACAGAGTACTCTCCCCTCTGAAGGTGCTTGA